A portion of the Scylla paramamosain isolate STU-SP2022 chromosome 2, ASM3559412v1, whole genome shotgun sequence genome contains these proteins:
- the LOC135107252 gene encoding uncharacterized protein LOC135107252 has product MVKLDKDKDLKKEYQKVFDSYESDLIIEEVPSEEVSGVSPVYYMPHRPVVKLSSTSTKVRPVFDASATGYNGVSLNDCLLSGPSLNPDLVEVLIRFRRWPFAITAEITKAFLQVSVQKNDKDVHRFLLPREDGTVRHMQFTRVPFGNTASPFLLNATIKHHLDKYPETSVIQELTSNMYTDNWLSGADSVVEASEKFCKARSNLADASMDLTKLVSNGLLITSKSHDQYLVSGDEPNTVLGLKWCNSQDTFSFVAINPDTSVEIASTKRSILSVIAKIFDPLGLISPFVMYGKILFQELWKLNVSWDEEMPSDLKSKFQKWLLSSQCLKSFHVNKCYFPELSWGELRNVELHGFGDASEKGYGACVYLRVTLEDNSSKVSLVASKSRVVPIKTVTLPRLEIMGALLCSRLVDFVKTSLKLDSNTQVVCWTDSTIALSWIHDMFGFSMLTNTPCHHKEGSTLVSDTKETSTKSTVCLSVQGEPESPFIDLNKYSDLSKTLRVTAYVLRFINNCRNVKNKLKGSITTEEIDLAKLKMIYLIQREEFSDEIKTLMNNKPIPQVKQIGPIHRR; this is encoded by the coding sequence ATGGTTAAGTTGGATAAGGACAAAGATCTAAAGAAAGAGTATCAAAAGGTGTTTGATAGTTATGAGTCTGATCTCATAATAGAAGAAGTACCAAGTGAAGAAGTATCAGGTGTGAGTCCCGTGTACTACATGCCACACCGTCCAGTAGTGAAGTTGAGCAGTACAAGTACTAAAGTAAGACCAGTTTTTGATGCCTCTGCCACTGGTTACAATGGTGTGTCATTGAATGACTGTTTGCTGTCTGGCCCATCGCTCAACCCGGACTTGGTTGAGGTACTCATCCGCTTCCGTCGTTGGCCCTTTGCCATAACAGCAGAAATAACTAAAGCATTTTTGCAAGTAAGTGTTCAAAAGAATGACAAAGATGTTCATAGATTTTTGTTACCAAGAGAGGATGGTACGGTGCGGCACATGCAATTCACACGTGTACCCTTTGGTAACACAGCTAGTCCCTTTCTGTTAAATGCTACTATCAAACATCATTTGGACAAGTATCCAGAAACAAGTGTAATACAAGAACTGACGTCTAACATGTACACAGATAATTGGTTAAGTGGTGCAGATTCAGTTGTAGAGGCATCTGAAAAATTCTGTAAAGCACGTAGTAATTTAGCTGATGCTAGTATGGATCTTACAAAGCTTGTGTCAAATGGTCTCTTGATTACATCCAAGTCCCATGACCAGTACCTTGTAAGTGGAGATGAACCTAATACTGTGTTAGGGCTGAAGTGGTGTAATTCACAGGATACATTCTCTTTTGTTGCCATTAACCCAGACACCAGTGTTGAAATAGCCTCTACAAAGCGGAGCATACTTAGTGTTATTGCCAAAATCTTTGACCCTTTAGGATTAATTAGCCCCTTTGTCATGTACGGCAAAATTCTCTTTCAAGAACTCTGGAAACTAAATGTAAGTTGGGATGAAGAGATGCCTTCAGATTTGAAGTCAAAGTTTCAGAAATGGCTTCTTAGTAGTCAATGCCTCAAATCATTTCATGTAAACAAATGCTATTTTCCAGAGCTATCTTGGGGGGAGCTACGCAATGTAGAGCTACATGGGTTTGGTGATGCATCAGAGAAGGGCTATGGAGCATGTGTATACTTGCGGGTAACCTTAGAGGACAATTCATCTAAGGTATCGTTAGTAGCTTCCAAGTCAAGAGTCGTTCCCATAAAGACTGTTACCTTGCCAAGATTAGAGATAATGGGAGCTCTTTTGTGTTCAAGACTGGTGGACTTTGTTAAGACTTCCCTTAAGTTAGATAGTAACACTCAAGTTGTGTGTTGGACAGATTCCACTATTGCCCTGTCATGGATACATGACATGTTTGGGTTTAGTATGCTAACAAACACCCCTTGTCATCATAAGGAAGGTAGTACCTTAGTCAGTGATACGAAGGAAACGAGCACCAAAAGTACTGTCTGTCTCAGTGTTCAAGGAGAACCAGAATCTCCTTTCATAGACTTAAACAAGTACAGTGATCTGAGTAAGACTCTAAGGGTTACAGCTTATGTTTTAAGGTTTATTAACAACTGTAGAAATGTGAAGAATAAGTTGAAAGGCTCCATCACTACTGAAGAGATTGATTTGGCTAAATTGAAGATGATTTATCTCATCCAACGAGAAGAATTCTCTGATGAAATAAAGACCCTTATGAATAATAAACCTATTCCTCAAGTTAAGCAAATTGGACCCATTCATAGACGATAA
- the LOC135107242 gene encoding craniofacial development protein 2-like: protein MGITLTIEQTKISIIQTYAPQQGRSLREKEQFYETLQEMTETIRHHENVIVMGDMNGHVGQNRDGVEHVIGEFSIGERNQEGERIIDYCVMNNMSIMNTYYKHQESHKWTWYRWNAAQQGYTERSMIDLFLTNKKNIFKDVRTIPSVSLDSDHRLVVAKLKTVKPKEKVKKKQKRFKLENLKDEEKKQALRQLVTLRKPTELELEEMNIEEQWNKFKNTVYGAAEETVGNGATGWLHGLESRQRQLKHSITTVLASLLTPMIQKLVLRDEMTVSTPACFRNLC, encoded by the exons ATGGGTATAACGTTAACTATAGAACAGACAAAAATTAGCATTATCCAAACATATGCTCCACAACAGGGCAGAAgtctgagggagaaagagcagtTTTATGAAACTCTACAGGAAATGACAGAAACaataagacatcacgagaatgTCATTGTCATGGGAGACATGAATGGACATGTCGGACAAAATAGAGATGGAGTAGAGCACGTCATCGGAGAGTTTAGCATTGGAGAAAGGaaccaggagggagaaagaataatagattATTGTGTGATGAATAACATGTCCATTATGAATACTTATTATAAACATCAGGAGAGCCATAAATGGACATGGTATCGGTGGAATGCAGCACAACAAGGATATACTGAGAGGTCAATGATTGACCTGTTTCtcaccaacaagaaaaacatatttaaagATGTTAGGACCATACCATCTGTGTCCTTAGACTCTGACCACAGGTTGGTGGTGGCTAAATTGAAAACTgtaaaaccaaaggaaaaagtcaagaaaaagcaaaagagattcaaactggaaaacctcaaggacgaagagaagaagcaagcacTGCGGCAACTGGTAACATTACGTAAACCAACCGAACTGGAATTGGAAGAAATGAACATAGAAGaacaatggaataaattcaagaacactgtgtatggggcagctgaggagacagttg GTAATGGAGCCACAGGTTGGCTGCATGGTCTAGAATCAAGACAACGGCAGCTTAAACACTCCATCACTACTGTCTTAGCTAGTCTTCTCACTCCTATGATCCAAAAGTTGGTCCTTAGAGATGAAATGACAGTGTCAACACCTGCATGCTTCAGAAATTTATGTTGA